One region of Bacterioplanoides sp. SCSIO 12839 genomic DNA includes:
- a CDS encoding PilC/PilY family type IV pilus protein, which produces MKYLTLFLLSFSVFVKADDVEIYTGNTTGVGNPNVMFIFDTSGSMGSNDAVDQNGNTASRIKVSQEAAISILTGLENVNIGLSRFDNTRSSSSPVSNRSVYTDSSKTRTTNLDHGGFIQIPLRPIDNATHKNTLINAIEELPANAWTPLVETYDETLRYLSGEPVKYGKKYGSIACKSEDKLVKETLSQPTGNCLRYDVIEVCNGQRDYYGRCYVTGLSSTACSTRDDYISYFRPWWGGANRCYIRPAQVENKDVCLEPELETIETEFIKTVNNCSAISNDNYFYLSHHDTYDNSGNYITPINDTCQSNHVIIFTDGESSYDADSDVRIRNFVKDIDSDKSYITKNCSTDPNGTNNILDDSCMEELALYAQTQDIIDDSRINLDDNSSDEGKQNVTTYTIGGFVSQGDVIDTRLNNTATAGGGTYIRVEKGTGYDELREALVNTFAKIQTKSANFTAPSVAVNALNRLENSSELYFTLFSPSNSIGWEGNLKRYRLGSDGKIYGINDTEPAVNSTTGFFDETATSFWTEAEDAPDGKTVSKGGAARRLTASRNVITHLSNSSGAINDKFISSGSGSNPTINSNFTKSLFNADSISDVDFNNLVLWGAGLEFDSNGGITSRRAIEDPLHSKPAVIHYGANASTGILDSTIFFGTNSGYLHAIDSNINDPKERFAFIPRELLPNILEYRNNTSTLGKVYGLDGPISTLLVESGDNDTRLVIDSNDKAYIYVGMRRGGRSYYALDVSDRDAPELMWQIDGGIQGFEELGQTWSEMTPINVNPAAIGVSSNEDSIKVLVFGGGYDGDEDNNDTVSSTRITHDQGNAIFIVDALTGRLLWKASPNANADLRLTEMTSSIVSDITPVDNNGDKNVDILYAADVGGRIWRIDLLSDGNQVGTVLADLNDGTVAGNTRFFNSPDVSYVTSESGEGIYIVGIGSGYRAHPLNILNEDHYYVLFDKMTTETETDLKNLLTSYKTLSKSDLGDYSSWNSEPDEKKYNGLFFDLPGSGEKVLSNSLTSDFKIFFTTYKPTTSTSSSLSCSGSAGQGKLYTINLAAASSGSGDGSDGSGDGSGDGSGGGGNNGGFSLDNLTIDETADLKTNGIPPDPVLVFPPSSGGNGTGPEGDGAECPGQKTLLIGSESIGTGVCAGIKKHYWHEV; this is translated from the coding sequence ATGAAATATTTAACTTTATTTTTACTTTCATTCTCGGTTTTTGTTAAAGCTGATGATGTTGAAATTTACACTGGTAATACAACAGGCGTGGGCAATCCCAATGTTATGTTTATTTTTGATACTTCAGGCAGTATGGGGAGCAATGATGCAGTTGATCAGAATGGTAATACAGCATCAAGAATAAAAGTTTCACAAGAAGCAGCCATATCCATCCTGACTGGTTTGGAAAATGTAAATATTGGTTTATCTAGATTTGATAACACCAGAAGCTCTTCGAGCCCCGTTAGCAATAGGTCAGTTTATACAGATTCATCCAAAACCAGAACAACCAACCTGGACCACGGTGGTTTTATTCAAATTCCTTTGCGGCCTATTGACAATGCGACCCATAAAAACACCCTAATTAATGCGATCGAGGAACTACCCGCCAACGCTTGGACGCCATTGGTTGAAACCTATGATGAAACATTACGCTACCTGAGTGGCGAACCAGTAAAATACGGTAAAAAGTATGGTTCTATTGCGTGTAAATCAGAAGATAAACTTGTTAAAGAAACACTATCTCAACCAACAGGAAATTGCTTGAGGTATGATGTTATTGAAGTATGTAATGGCCAGCGAGACTACTATGGCCGTTGTTACGTGACAGGCCTCTCAAGCACTGCTTGTAGTACCCGAGACGACTACATATCTTATTTCCGTCCATGGTGGGGTGGAGCAAACAGATGTTACATTCGACCAGCACAAGTGGAAAACAAAGATGTTTGCCTCGAACCAGAACTTGAAACTATAGAAACAGAATTTATCAAAACCGTTAACAACTGCTCGGCGATCTCAAATGACAATTATTTTTATTTAAGTCATCACGATACCTATGACAATTCTGGAAATTACATAACACCAATCAATGATACCTGCCAAAGTAATCATGTGATTATTTTTACTGATGGCGAATCATCTTATGATGCAGATAGTGATGTCAGAATAAGAAATTTTGTTAAGGATATTGATTCTGACAAATCTTATATTACTAAAAATTGTTCTACAGACCCGAATGGTACAAACAATATTTTAGATGACAGCTGTATGGAGGAGCTGGCGCTTTATGCACAAACTCAGGATATCATTGATGATAGTCGTATTAATCTGGACGACAATTCAAGCGATGAAGGTAAGCAAAATGTAACCACCTATACTATTGGTGGATTTGTAAGCCAAGGCGATGTCATTGATACCAGACTTAATAATACAGCTACGGCAGGTGGGGGAACCTATATTCGTGTTGAAAAAGGCACGGGCTATGACGAGCTTCGTGAAGCATTAGTTAACACCTTCGCAAAAATCCAAACTAAATCAGCCAATTTTACCGCCCCTTCAGTCGCAGTAAACGCTTTGAATCGCTTGGAGAATTCCAGTGAGTTATATTTCACACTATTCTCCCCAAGTAATTCCATCGGTTGGGAAGGTAACTTAAAACGTTACCGACTCGGCAGTGACGGTAAAATTTACGGCATCAATGACACAGAACCGGCGGTAAACAGCACAACTGGTTTTTTTGATGAAACCGCAACCAGCTTCTGGACCGAAGCAGAAGATGCTCCCGATGGAAAAACTGTTTCTAAAGGGGGGGCAGCACGACGCTTAACTGCCAGTCGCAATGTAATTACTCATTTAAGCAATTCCAGTGGCGCTATCAATGATAAATTCATAAGCAGTGGCAGTGGTTCCAACCCAACAATTAACAGCAACTTTACAAAATCACTCTTCAATGCAGACAGCATAAGTGATGTTGATTTCAACAATCTGGTACTTTGGGGTGCAGGATTAGAATTCGATAGTAATGGAGGCATAACCTCCCGAAGAGCAATAGAAGACCCTTTGCACAGCAAACCAGCTGTGATTCATTATGGTGCCAATGCGTCTACTGGTATTTTAGATAGCACGATTTTCTTCGGTACTAACTCGGGTTACCTGCATGCCATCGACTCTAATATCAATGACCCTAAAGAGCGATTTGCCTTTATTCCGAGAGAACTGTTGCCAAACATTCTTGAATACAGAAACAATACAAGCACACTGGGTAAAGTTTACGGCTTAGATGGCCCGATATCGACTCTGTTAGTTGAGTCTGGTGACAACGATACGCGTCTTGTCATTGATAGTAATGATAAGGCTTATATCTATGTTGGTATGCGTCGAGGTGGACGCAGCTATTATGCGCTGGATGTATCGGATAGAGATGCACCTGAACTCATGTGGCAGATTGATGGCGGTATTCAGGGCTTTGAAGAACTGGGACAGACATGGTCGGAGATGACACCAATCAATGTGAATCCCGCTGCGATTGGTGTCAGCAGCAATGAAGATTCGATCAAAGTACTGGTCTTTGGTGGTGGCTACGACGGAGACGAAGATAATAATGATACTGTTAGCAGCACACGCATAACTCATGATCAGGGTAACGCCATCTTTATTGTTGATGCACTCACTGGTCGACTATTATGGAAAGCTTCTCCAAATGCTAATGCTGACCTTCGCCTCACAGAAATGACCAGCTCAATTGTGAGCGACATTACTCCTGTTGATAATAATGGCGATAAAAACGTTGATATTTTATACGCTGCAGACGTGGGTGGCCGCATCTGGAGAATTGACTTGCTTTCTGATGGCAATCAGGTGGGTACTGTTCTGGCGGATCTGAACGATGGTACAGTTGCAGGCAATACGCGTTTCTTCAACTCCCCGGATGTGTCTTATGTCACTTCAGAGTCAGGAGAAGGAATTTATATTGTAGGCATTGGCTCAGGCTATCGCGCTCACCCATTAAATATTTTGAATGAAGATCACTACTATGTGCTCTTCGATAAAATGACAACTGAAACCGAAACTGATCTGAAAAACCTATTAACGTCCTATAAAACTCTGTCTAAGTCTGATTTAGGGGACTATAGCAGCTGGAATAGTGAACCGGATGAGAAAAAATATAATGGCTTATTCTTCGACCTTCCTGGCAGCGGTGAAAAAGTTTTAAGTAACTCATTAACCAGTGACTTTAAAATTTTCTTCACCACGTACAAGCCAACAACATCTACGTCTTCGAGCCTGTCCTGTTCTGGTAGTGCTGGACAAGGCAAGCTGTATACCATCAATTTAGCCGCCGCAAGCAGTGGAAGTGGTGATGGTAGCGATGGAAGCGGCGATGGAAGCGGTGATGGAAGTGGCGGCGGCGGAAACAATGGCGGGTTCTCTTTAGACAACCTCACCATTGACGAAACAGCAGACTTAAAAACAAACGGTATTCCACCAGACCCGGTTCTGGTATTCCCGCCAAGCTCAGGTGGTAACGGTACTGGCCCCGAAGGTGATGGTGCAGAGTGCCCAGGGCAAAAAACCTTATTAATTGGTAGCGAAAGCATCGGTACTGGTGTTTGCGCAGGCATTAAGAAACACTACTGGCATGAAGTCTGA
- a CDS encoding GspH/FimT family pseudopilin, whose product MKSDFMFTHPKRFYQGFTLIELMIVIAIAAILMSTAVPAMKTFTLNKQASSLLRELQQDIVYARNQAISSSENVTLRPLANNWDNGWEILQDTTVILTRGSTNSPIAETGTISSGYTLTNPLIFDRRGRSSTSDSIKIDVAGCTGNREYTLSINNIGQVIVVTSTCS is encoded by the coding sequence ATGAAGTCTGATTTTATGTTCACACATCCCAAAAGGTTCTATCAGGGTTTTACCCTGATAGAACTGATGATAGTGATTGCTATTGCTGCAATCCTGATGTCTACCGCTGTTCCAGCAATGAAGACATTTACGCTGAATAAACAAGCTTCGTCATTACTTAGAGAACTACAACAAGATATTGTTTACGCACGTAATCAAGCAATTTCATCTTCAGAGAACGTCACACTGAGGCCATTAGCAAACAATTGGGATAATGGCTGGGAAATTTTACAGGATACAACTGTTATTCTGACACGAGGCTCTACCAACTCTCCAATTGCAGAGACTGGTACAATTTCATCAGGTTATACTCTAACAAATCCGCTTATATTTGACCGACGAGGACGGTCTTCAACATCTGATAGCATCAAAATAGACGTTGCAGGGTGTACAGGGAATAGAGAGTATACTCTTTCAATCAATAATATTGGCCAAGTAATAGTGGTGACATCAACATGCTCATAA
- the pilV gene encoding type IV pilus modification protein PilV, with the protein MLIIDRGNKSSGFSLIEVMVTLTITVVGLVGLATLQMQANRATLDTGNRSQAVWITQDLINRIRANPEGNYHTNNTAVDCAAPARICVAFHNGNSRQTAQTCSAQQLAISDLWEVACGTPATTSTGTIRSSSANFIANPQLIINDNNADQRIEITLSWDSRTSGKNNADQTIYATDALGSASRAELTTVVYR; encoded by the coding sequence ATGCTCATAATTGATCGAGGAAATAAATCCTCTGGCTTCAGCTTAATTGAAGTCATGGTCACTCTTACTATCACTGTGGTTGGTTTGGTTGGTTTAGCAACTCTCCAAATGCAGGCCAATCGTGCGACTTTAGATACTGGAAATCGTTCTCAGGCTGTATGGATCACGCAGGATTTGATCAACCGTATTCGGGCAAACCCTGAAGGAAATTACCACACTAACAATACAGCCGTTGACTGTGCAGCACCCGCAAGAATTTGTGTCGCCTTTCACAATGGCAACAGTCGGCAAACGGCTCAAACCTGTTCAGCTCAGCAATTGGCGATATCCGACTTATGGGAAGTCGCCTGTGGCACTCCGGCAACAACTTCAACAGGGACCATTCGCTCTTCTTCCGCAAATTTCATTGCCAACCCGCAACTCATTATTAATGATAATAACGCTGACCAACGTATTGAGATAACTTTAAGCTGGGATTCAAGAACCAGTGGTAAAAACAACGCTGATCAAACAATTTATGCAACAGACGCTCTGGGAAGTGCATCCCGGGCGGAGTTAACAACGGTGGTTTATCGATGA